From Stenotrophomonas nitritireducens, the proteins below share one genomic window:
- a CDS encoding CDP-alcohol phosphatidyltransferase family protein, giving the protein MGKNDRRPIAARSAGWAQRLSAALARSSITPNQISVLSVFFAAIAAVGLLAAPNLIGLLTCAICIQLRLVCNLLDGMVAMEGGKQTPTGALYNEYPDRIADSLLIIALGYAAGMPWLGWLGALLAALTAYVRLSGASLGLPQDFRGPMAKQHRMFALTAACVLAIIEQLIGNTAYVLPAAAIIIAAGSLLTCITRTRAIAAQLKAST; this is encoded by the coding sequence ATGGGGAAAAATGACCGTAGACCAATTGCCGCCCGTTCCGCCGGCTGGGCCCAACGCCTGAGCGCCGCGCTGGCACGTTCTTCCATCACACCCAACCAGATCTCCGTGCTCAGCGTGTTCTTCGCCGCCATCGCTGCGGTAGGACTGCTGGCAGCCCCGAACCTGATCGGCCTGCTGACCTGCGCCATCTGCATCCAGCTCCGCCTTGTCTGCAACCTGCTCGACGGCATGGTCGCAATGGAAGGCGGCAAGCAGACTCCTACCGGCGCGCTCTACAACGAATACCCCGACCGCATTGCCGACTCACTGCTGATCATCGCCCTCGGCTACGCCGCCGGCATGCCTTGGCTGGGTTGGCTTGGTGCCCTGCTGGCAGCACTCACCGCCTACGTACGCCTGTCCGGTGCCAGCCTCGGCCTGCCGCAGGATTTTCGCGGGCCAATGGCCAAACAGCACCGCATGTTCGCGCTTACCGCCGCCTGTGTTCTGGCCATCATCGAACAGCTGATCGGCAATACCGCCTACGTCCTGCCCGCTGCGGCCATCATCATCGCCGCCGGCTCGCTGCTGACCTGCATTACCCGCACCCGCGCCATCGCCGCGCAACTCAAGGCAAGCACCTGA
- a CDS encoding GNAT family N-acyltransferase: protein MHQIAYRLQQRYPQWFHGPRGHLARPLLRTVGRLSRFEKLDAFLRRSAGLQGFAFVSAALGFLDADYTVDAAALARVPASGRLLIVANHPSGALDALALLDAVGKVRSDVRIIANDLLLELEPLRELLLPVRILGGRAQRASLQAVEQALQAEQCVIVFPAGEVSRLSLQGIRDGRWNRGFVRFARACAAPVLPVRVQARNSALFYGASALFKPAGTALLAREMFARGKRPLRLQVGELMQLDTQQEPTQQLQAVRDALYALGGQRQGGETQGSGPQPLAEPIAAAQLAAAIAEAELLGQTGDGKQIRLARCSAKSPLLLELGRLRELTFREVGEGTGRSRDLDDFDPLYQHIVVWDAPAQRIAGAYRVMRGAPALARSGLQGLYTAGLFRYSDDAIPRIAEGMELGRSFVVPDYWGSRSLDYLWQGIGAYLASQPGIRYLFGAVSISAALPRAAREQLVAYYQQYYGAGRSLAESNRPFQYFAAPPSFGALDAAAAFDVLKANLATLGTSVPTLYRQYTELCEPGGARFLAFGVDPDFSDSIDGLIEVDLQAIRPHKRKRYLRDAGALA from the coding sequence ATGCACCAGATCGCGTACCGCCTGCAGCAGCGTTACCCGCAGTGGTTCCACGGCCCGCGCGGGCATCTGGCCCGGCCGCTGTTGCGCACAGTGGGACGACTATCTCGTTTCGAGAAGCTGGATGCCTTCCTGCGGCGCAGCGCCGGGCTACAGGGTTTCGCCTTTGTCAGCGCCGCGCTCGGCTTCCTGGACGCCGACTACACGGTCGATGCTGCGGCCTTGGCACGGGTACCGGCCAGCGGCCGCCTGCTGATAGTCGCCAACCATCCCTCCGGGGCATTGGATGCGCTGGCCTTGCTGGATGCGGTGGGCAAAGTGCGCAGCGATGTGCGGATCATCGCCAACGACCTGCTGCTGGAGCTGGAACCGCTGCGCGAGCTGCTGCTGCCGGTGCGCATCCTCGGCGGCCGTGCCCAGCGGGCCAGCCTTCAGGCGGTGGAGCAGGCGCTGCAGGCCGAGCAGTGCGTGATCGTGTTCCCTGCCGGCGAGGTCTCGCGCTTGTCGCTGCAGGGCATCCGCGATGGCCGCTGGAACCGCGGTTTTGTCCGCTTTGCCCGCGCCTGTGCGGCGCCGGTGCTGCCGGTGCGGGTGCAGGCGCGCAACTCGGCCTTGTTCTATGGCGCCTCGGCGCTGTTCAAGCCGGCCGGGACTGCCTTGCTGGCGCGCGAGATGTTCGCCCGTGGCAAACGGCCGCTGCGCTTGCAGGTTGGCGAACTGATGCAGTTGGACACGCAGCAGGAACCAACCCAGCAGCTGCAGGCGGTACGCGATGCGCTTTATGCCTTGGGCGGGCAGCGGCAGGGGGGCGAGACGCAGGGCAGCGGCCCGCAACCTCTTGCTGAACCGATTGCCGCCGCCCAGCTTGCCGCCGCCATTGCGGAGGCTGAACTGCTTGGTCAGACCGGCGACGGCAAGCAGATCCGGCTGGCCCGATGCAGTGCCAAATCGCCGCTGCTGCTGGAACTGGGCCGGCTGCGCGAGCTGACCTTCCGCGAGGTGGGCGAGGGCACCGGCCGCAGCCGCGACCTGGACGACTTCGATCCGCTCTACCAGCACATCGTGGTCTGGGATGCGCCGGCCCAGCGCATTGCCGGTGCCTACCGGGTCATGCGCGGCGCCCCGGCGCTGGCGCGCAGTGGCCTGCAGGGGCTGTATACCGCCGGCCTGTTCCGCTATTCGGACGATGCCATTCCGCGCATCGCCGAAGGCATGGAGCTGGGCCGCAGCTTCGTGGTGCCCGACTACTGGGGCAGCCGCAGCCTGGATTATCTGTGGCAGGGCATTGGTGCCTACCTGGCCAGCCAGCCGGGCATCCGTTATCTGTTTGGTGCGGTGTCGATCAGTGCCGCGCTGCCACGTGCGGCGCGTGAACAGTTGGTGGCCTATTACCAGCAGTACTACGGTGCCGGCCGCAGCCTGGCCGAGTCGAACCGGCCGTTCCAGTACTTCGCCGCGCCGCCGAGTTTTGGTGCCCTGGATGCAGCGGCTGCATTCGACGTGCTCAAGGCCAATCTGGCAACGCTGGGCACCAGCGTGCCGACGTTGTACCGGCAGTACACCGAACTGTGCGAACCCGGCGGTGCGCGCTTCCTTGCATTCGGCGTGGATCCGGATTTCAGCGATTCCATCGACGGACTGATCGAAGTGGACCTGCAGGCCATCCGCCCGCACAAGCGCAAACGCTATCTGCGCGATGCCGGAGCGCTGGCATGA
- a CDS encoding HlyD family secretion protein: MSDSLQVETSPRQRRVFLIAGVVLLVLVGVGLWLGLRSPQDQIQGMADADNVNVAAKVTARLRQLHVREGDRVSAGQVLFELDSPEVAAKERQADAVVAAAKAMAAKAEDGARSEDIRAAEANWKRAVAGAELATSTFRRLDNLYAEGVVSRQKRDEAQAQARSSNELARAARAQYDQALAGARVEDKEAAQAQVRQAEGAKAEVDAARQETEGRAPLAGEVGKRMADIGELVPAGYPVFTLVDIDHLWVALNLREDQMNGLKPGARLRGTIPALQGRDATFEVYFISPAGDYATWRSTRQSSGYDVRSFEVRARPQQPIEGFRPGMSVLFAWPQG; encoded by the coding sequence ATGAGCGATTCGCTGCAGGTGGAAACCAGCCCGCGGCAGCGCCGCGTGTTTCTGATTGCCGGCGTGGTGCTGCTGGTGCTGGTGGGGGTCGGCCTGTGGTTGGGGCTGCGCAGCCCGCAGGACCAGATACAGGGCATGGCCGATGCCGACAACGTCAATGTCGCCGCCAAGGTCACCGCGCGCCTGCGCCAGCTGCATGTACGCGAAGGTGACCGGGTGAGTGCCGGGCAGGTGCTGTTTGAACTGGACAGCCCGGAAGTGGCCGCCAAGGAGCGCCAGGCCGACGCGGTGGTGGCGGCGGCCAAGGCGATGGCGGCCAAGGCCGAGGATGGCGCGCGCAGCGAGGACATCCGTGCCGCCGAGGCCAACTGGAAGCGCGCGGTGGCGGGTGCGGAACTTGCCACCAGTACTTTCCGGCGGCTCGACAACCTGTATGCCGAGGGCGTGGTGAGCCGGCAGAAGCGCGACGAGGCGCAGGCCCAGGCGCGCAGTTCCAATGAACTGGCGCGCGCGGCGCGGGCGCAGTACGACCAGGCCCTGGCCGGCGCGCGGGTCGAGGACAAGGAGGCAGCGCAGGCGCAGGTACGGCAGGCCGAAGGCGCCAAGGCAGAGGTTGACGCGGCCCGCCAGGAAACCGAGGGTCGCGCACCGTTGGCAGGCGAGGTGGGCAAGCGCATGGCCGACATCGGCGAACTGGTGCCGGCCGGCTACCCGGTGTTCACCCTGGTCGACATCGACCATCTGTGGGTGGCGCTGAACCTGCGCGAGGACCAGATGAACGGGCTCAAGCCCGGCGCGCGCCTGCGCGGCACCATTCCGGCGCTGCAGGGTCGCGATGCCACCTTCGAGGTCTACTTCATCAGCCCGGCCGGTGACTACGCCACCTGGCGCAGCACCCGCCAGTCGTCCGGCTACGACGTGCGCAGCTTCGAGGTGCGGGCGCGGCCGCAGCAGCCGATCGAGGGTTTCCGGCCGGGCATGAGCGTGCTGTTTGCATGGCCGCAGGGCTGA
- a CDS encoding TolC family protein, producing the protein MTIWAGALWVLLAPAAVAAEAVPALSYEQARQRLEQVSDALAAADAGVRNKQDLQDASRYLRLPEITADVRRMQFQKTLSLPLGSLAPVAEAFGIESPLEFGERDWRTRPIVTASVPLYSGGLIPAAQGAAEAATELAQAEREVQRQSLSLQLVQAYFGQQLAEQALQVRREVRDGLQRHLEDAQKLEREGFATKAQRLQANVARDKAEREYQKAVNDLSTLQQALATLLRSGGTVGTTSPLFVISGPVGAREEFERSAQQRHPQIGRLRALTAQAEQGVRAQQAKLKPQIYLFGQYDLRRRDALLTDADWAFGIGVRYTFLSPTARPLQVSAARAQLEQAQSGLDEVENQLQLGVGKAWNELETARAQFQLLDSSIAQAEENQRLQELSFREGQSTSLDVIDARLALGAAQVERAQAAYQFDVALAQLLEVSGQLQRFDDYRQRADKVLE; encoded by the coding sequence ATGACGATATGGGCAGGTGCACTGTGGGTGCTGCTGGCCCCGGCTGCGGTGGCCGCCGAGGCGGTGCCGGCGCTGAGCTACGAGCAGGCCCGGCAACGCCTGGAGCAGGTCTCCGATGCATTGGCCGCAGCCGATGCCGGGGTGCGCAACAAGCAGGACCTGCAGGACGCCAGCCGCTATCTGCGGTTGCCGGAAATCACCGCCGATGTGCGCCGCATGCAGTTCCAGAAAACCCTGAGCCTGCCGCTGGGCTCGTTGGCGCCGGTGGCCGAGGCCTTCGGCATCGAGTCGCCGCTGGAGTTCGGCGAGCGTGACTGGCGCACCCGCCCCATCGTCACCGCCAGCGTGCCTTTGTACAGCGGTGGCTTGATACCCGCCGCGCAAGGGGCTGCGGAGGCCGCCACCGAGCTGGCCCAGGCCGAACGCGAAGTACAGCGGCAGTCATTGTCGCTGCAGCTGGTGCAGGCCTACTTCGGCCAGCAGCTGGCCGAGCAGGCACTGCAGGTGCGGCGCGAAGTGCGTGACGGCCTGCAGCGTCACCTTGAAGATGCCCAGAAGCTTGAGCGCGAGGGCTTCGCCACCAAGGCGCAGCGCTTGCAGGCCAATGTGGCCCGGGACAAGGCCGAGCGCGAATACCAGAAAGCGGTCAACGATCTGTCCACCCTGCAGCAGGCGCTGGCCACCCTGCTGCGCAGCGGTGGCACGGTCGGCACCACTTCGCCGCTGTTCGTGATCAGCGGCCCGGTCGGGGCGCGCGAGGAATTCGAACGCAGCGCGCAGCAGCGGCATCCGCAGATCGGTCGGTTGCGCGCGCTGACCGCGCAGGCCGAGCAGGGCGTGCGTGCCCAGCAGGCCAAGCTCAAGCCGCAGATCTACCTGTTCGGCCAATACGACCTGCGCCGCCGCGATGCGTTGCTGACCGATGCCGACTGGGCGTTTGGCATCGGCGTGCGTTACACCTTCCTCTCGCCCACGGCGCGGCCCTTGCAGGTCAGTGCGGCGCGGGCGCAGCTGGAACAGGCGCAGTCGGGCCTGGACGAGGTGGAAAACCAGTTGCAGCTGGGCGTGGGAAAGGCGTGGAATGAACTGGAGACCGCACGCGCACAGTTCCAGCTGCTGGACAGCAGCATCGCCCAGGCCGAGGAGAACCAGCGGCTGCAGGAATTGTCATTCCGCGAAGGGCAATCCACCTCGCTGGACGTGATCGACGCGCGTCTGGCGCTGGGTGCCGCACAGGTGGAACGTGCGCAGGCCGCCTACCAGTTCGACGTGGCCTTGGCGCAGTTGCTGGAAGTGAGTGGGCAACTGCAACGTTTTGATGACTACCGCCAACGCGCGGACAAGGTGCTGGAATGA
- a CDS encoding UDP-2,3-diacylglucosamine diphosphatase: protein MSTVPVLPPYRRAVFISDTHLGARHCHAAELARFLGSLRCERLYLVGDIVDLWWLSHKRATWQQAHNEVIEALQALRRAGTEIIYIPGNHDAPLRRTCGLMLPAMQVRRRAIHTTADGRRLLVVHGDDYDAATHFGGLQERFGDWLYYRILGGNRLLNAARRRLGMRYWSLSEFLKRQSGAAERYIERFVQAGLADVRRRGLDGIVCGHIHRAALIERDGLIYANDGDWVESLTALAEDPDGSLRLLDHGGRTLACLAGVQPLARAA, encoded by the coding sequence ATGAGCACGGTGCCGGTGCTGCCGCCATACCGGCGTGCGGTGTTCATCTCCGACACGCATCTGGGCGCGCGGCATTGCCATGCCGCCGAGCTTGCACGCTTCCTCGGTAGCCTGCGCTGCGAGCGTTTGTACCTGGTGGGCGATATCGTTGATCTATGGTGGCTTTCGCATAAGCGCGCCACCTGGCAACAGGCACACAACGAGGTGATCGAAGCGCTGCAGGCCCTGCGCCGTGCCGGCACCGAGATCATCTACATCCCCGGCAACCACGATGCACCGCTGCGGCGCACCTGTGGCTTGATGCTGCCGGCCATGCAGGTGCGTCGCCGCGCCATCCATACCACCGCTGATGGCCGCCGCCTGCTGGTGGTGCATGGCGATGACTACGACGCCGCCACCCATTTCGGCGGGCTGCAGGAGCGCTTCGGGGATTGGCTCTACTACCGCATCCTTGGCGGCAACCGTCTGCTCAATGCTGCCCGGCGTCGGCTCGGCATGCGTTACTGGTCGTTGTCGGAGTTCCTCAAACGGCAGAGCGGTGCGGCTGAGCGCTACATCGAACGTTTCGTGCAGGCGGGCCTGGCTGACGTGCGCCGGCGCGGCCTTGATGGCATCGTCTGCGGCCATATCCACCGTGCCGCGTTGATCGAGCGCGATGGCCTGATCTACGCCAACGACGGTGATTGGGTGGAAAGCCTGACCGCTCTGGCCGAAGACCCGGATGGCAGCCTGCGCCTGCTCGACCATGGCGGGCGCACGCTGGCCTGCCTGGCCGGCGTCCAGCCGCTGGCACGGGCGGCCTGA
- the metK gene encoding methionine adenosyltransferase translates to MSSYLFTSESVSEGHPDKIADQISDAVLDAILTQDKRARVACETLVKTGAAIVAGEVTTSAWVDIEELTRNVINEIGYNNSDVGFDGHTCAIINMLGKQSPDIAAGVDGTNKKAKKPEEQGAGDQGLMFGYACNEAPEFMPAPIYYSHRLVEQQAKVRKKKNSPLPWLRPDAKSQVTLRYGQDGKIEGLDAVVLSTQHDPGVKQKDLVEAVREHILKPVLPKAWLDKLAKNKVHINPTGIFVIGGPVGDCGLTGRKIIVDTYGGMARHGGGAFSGKDPSKVDRSAAYAARYVAKNVVAAGLADKCEVQVSYAIGVAEPTSISVTTFGTGKIPDAQIEKLIRAHFDLRPYGIIKMLDLIHPMYQQTAAYGHFGRKPKDFSYVDGDGKTQNATAFSWENTDRAEALRKAAKLK, encoded by the coding sequence ATGTCCAGCTACCTGTTCACCTCCGAATCGGTCTCCGAAGGCCATCCGGACAAGATTGCCGACCAGATCTCCGATGCGGTGCTGGACGCGATCCTGACCCAGGACAAACGCGCCCGCGTGGCCTGCGAAACCCTGGTCAAGACCGGTGCGGCAATCGTCGCCGGCGAAGTGACCACCTCGGCGTGGGTCGATATCGAAGAACTGACCCGCAACGTCATCAACGAGATCGGCTACAACAACTCCGATGTCGGCTTCGACGGCCACACCTGCGCCATCATCAACATGCTGGGCAAGCAGTCGCCTGATATTGCTGCCGGCGTTGACGGCACCAACAAGAAGGCCAAGAAGCCGGAAGAGCAAGGCGCTGGCGACCAGGGCCTGATGTTCGGCTATGCCTGCAATGAAGCCCCGGAATTCATGCCGGCGCCGATCTACTACTCGCACCGTCTGGTCGAGCAGCAGGCCAAGGTCCGCAAGAAGAAGAACTCGCCGTTGCCGTGGCTGCGCCCGGACGCCAAGAGCCAGGTGACCCTGCGTTACGGCCAGGACGGCAAGATCGAAGGTCTTGATGCCGTGGTGCTGTCGACCCAGCATGATCCGGGCGTGAAGCAGAAGGACCTGGTCGAGGCCGTGCGCGAGCACATCCTCAAGCCGGTGCTGCCGAAGGCGTGGCTGGACAAGCTGGCGAAGAACAAGGTGCACATCAACCCGACCGGCATCTTCGTGATCGGCGGCCCGGTGGGCGATTGCGGCCTGACCGGTCGCAAGATCATCGTCGACACCTACGGCGGCATGGCCCGTCACGGTGGCGGTGCGTTCTCCGGCAAGGACCCGTCCAAGGTTGACCGTTCGGCCGCTTACGCTGCCCGTTACGTCGCCAAGAACGTGGTTGCCGCTGGCCTGGCCGACAAGTGCGAAGTGCAGGTCTCCTACGCCATCGGCGTGGCTGAGCCGACCTCGATTTCGGTCACCACCTTCGGCACCGGCAAGATTCCGGACGCACAGATCGAGAAGCTGATCCGCGCCCACTTCGACCTGCGTCCGTACGGCATCATCAAGATGCTGGACCTGATCCACCCGATGTACCAGCAGACCGCTGCCTACGGCCACTTCGGCCGCAAGCCGAAGGACTTCTCGTACGTCGACGGCGACGGCAAGACCCAGAACGCAACTGCGTTCTCCTGGGAAAACACCGACCGTGCCGAAGCCCTGCGCAAGGCTGCGAAGCTGAAATAA